In Chloroflexota bacterium, the genomic window GTTCTCCTCGCCGGATGAGGTGCCCGAAGGGCGGGCCCGGACCCGGCATTTCTCCAGGGATCGGCCGCTGACCCGCCACGGTGAGGAGGGGTGCGAGGAGGAGACGTTCGCGGCCATTGAGCGCATCCGGCGGATTTGCGAGGGGATCGGACAGCCGATGGCGAAGGTAGCCCTCGCCTGGCTGCTTTATCAGCCTGGCGTGGTCTCCGTGTTGGCCGGGGCCCGGCACCCGGGGCAGGTCGTGGAGAACGCCTCGGCGGCTGATCTCAAGCTCTCGCCCGACGTGGTGCGGGCGCTGACGGAGGCGACCGAGACTCTGAAGGCGGCGCTCGGTCCCAATCCGGACATGTGGCTGTCCGAGTCCCGTATGCGGTAGATGGGATGGGCTTCGTCGCCCGTCCAATCAAGCGAGTGTTGGCCAGGGGTTCCCCCGAGGGCGGCACTCCATGCAAAAGCGAAGAGGTGTGACCATGGACCGATTGGCAATCCACGGCGGGACCCCCGTCCGCACCGAGCCGTTCCCGCGCTGGCCGGTGTGGGGGGAAGAGGAGGAGAAGGCGCTGTTGGAGGTGTTGCACTCCGGGCAATGGGGGATCGGCGGGGAGAAGACCCTCGAGTTCGAGAGGGCGTTCGCCCGGTTTCAGGACGCCCGGTACGGCGTCTCCTGCACGAACGGCACCGCCGCGCTGGAGATCGCGTTGCGCGCCGCGGGCATCGGCCCCGGCGATGAAGTCATCATCCCGCCGTACACGTTCGTGGCGACGGCCACCGCCTGTTTGTCCCTGGGGGCGCTTCCCGTCTTCGCCGACATCAACCCGGAGACGTATACGCTGTCGCCGGAGGCGGTGGAGGCGCAGATCACGGAGAGGACCAGGGCGATCATCGCCGTCCACATCGCGGGGTGCCCGGCCGATATGGACGCCCTGCCGGAGCTGGCGCGTCGCCATGGGCTGACGCTCATCGAGGACGCGGCTCAGGCTCATGCGGCCGCCTGGCGAGGCCGACGCGTGGGCGCCATCGGGGACATGGGCACGTTCAGCTTCCAGTCCAGCAAGAACCTGAGCGCCGGCGAGGGAGGGATCATCCTCACGGACAACGAGGAACTGGCGGATCGGTGTTGGTCGATCCACAATGTGGGGCGGGTGCGGGAGGGCGCCTGGTATCAACATGAGACGTGGGGGAGCAATTACCGCATGACGCAGTGGCAGGCGGCCATCCTGTTGGCGCAGATGACCCGCCTGGAGGAGCAGAGCGCCCGCCGCGAGGAGAACGCCCAGTACCTGGGGCGGGAGCTGTCTAAGCTCGGATTGAGGCCGCTCGCCCGTGATCCCCGGGTGACGCAGCACGCCTGGCACATTTTCATCTTCCGCTATGATCCCGAGCTGGCTCGTGGCGCCTCCCGGGAGGCGTTCATCCGGGCGCTGAACGCGGAGGGTATCCCCTGCGCGGCGGGGTATGTGCCCCTATATGCGACCAATGCGGTGCGCCAGGGCACGGAGGACAACTTGCGCTGGGTTGGGCGCGATCCGGATGAGATCGAGCGTCTTCATCGGCCGTGCCCGGCGGCGGAGCGGGCCTGCTATGAGGAGAGCGTCTGGTTGGGACAGAACGTGCTCCTGGGCACGCGCTCCGATATGGACAGCATCGTGGAGGCGGCGGAGAAGGTGTTGCGATTGCTGGAGCCAGAGCAGGCGTGAGTCGTGAAGGCTCGCGGCTCTGAGTGCAGATCCATGCGTGATCTTGACAGGCCGTCGTCGGATGGGGCTCGGCGACGGCCTATGCATCGCATCCTCATGCGCGTGACGGAGCTCCATCGCGGGATTTGTGTCCGTTCATTCATGTAAGACAGCATACTTGCGCGGTTCGATGATCACGCTATAATGTCTGTAGTGAAGACAACCACAGGCGGTTGGCCTGTGGTTTTGTATGGAAGGAGGAAGGCGTTGTCCACTCAGTGTATTGCCAAATCGTCCTTGCGGTTGGCCGTTCATCGTGGAGAGGAAGGCTTTGAGGCGCTGCGTTCCGAGTGGAATCCCCTTCTGCATCGCTCCGCATGGGATACCCTGTTCATGACGTGGGAATTTCAGAAGACGTGGTGGCAATATCATGGGGAGGGAGAGGCCTATCTGCTCGCCTGTCGGCTGGGAGATGAGCTGGTGGGGATCATCCCCCTGTACGTGGCCGAGGCGGAGGATGGGCGACGCATCCGGTTGGTGGGTGGCACGGAGGTGGCGGACTATCTGGACTTCATCGTCGCCCCGGGGCATGAGGCGGCTGTGATCCAGTGCGTGCTGGAGTGGCTGCAGGGGCCGGAGGCGCCCTCCTGGGACGCGGTGGAGTGGGTGAACGTGCCTGAGGAGGGACCCGTCCATCGATTTTTCCCCCAGGTAGCCTCCTCGCTGGGCTGGCAGGTGGAGACAGCGGTCGAGGATGTCTGTCCCATCATCCCGCTGCCGGAGACGTGGGATGATTACCTGGCCATGTTGAACAAGCATCAGCGCCATGAGATCCGCCGAAAGATCCGGCGCATCGAGCGGCAAGCTCGGGT contains:
- a CDS encoding aldo/keto reductase is translated as RRLNTDYIDLYQIHWPSREVPIEETMEALERLREQGKIRAIGVSNFGPQDMADLLAVGRCETNQLPYSLLWRAIEYEIVPQCLEHEIGLLCYSPLVHGLLTGKFSSPDEVPEGRARTRHFSRDRPLTRHGEEGCEEETFAAIERIRRICEGIGQPMAKVALAWLLYQPGVVSVLAGARHPGQVVENASAADLKLSPDVVRALTEATETLKAALGPNPDMWLSESRMR
- a CDS encoding DegT/DnrJ/EryC1/StrS family aminotransferase, producing MDRLAIHGGTPVRTEPFPRWPVWGEEEEKALLEVLHSGQWGIGGEKTLEFERAFARFQDARYGVSCTNGTAALEIALRAAGIGPGDEVIIPPYTFVATATACLSLGALPVFADINPETYTLSPEAVEAQITERTRAIIAVHIAGCPADMDALPELARRHGLTLIEDAAQAHAAAWRGRRVGAIGDMGTFSFQSSKNLSAGEGGIILTDNEELADRCWSIHNVGRVREGAWYQHETWGSNYRMTQWQAAILLAQMTRLEEQSARREENAQYLGRELSKLGLRPLARDPRVTQHAWHIFIFRYDPELARGASREAFIRALNAEGIPCAAGYVPLYATNAVRQGTEDNLRWVGRDPDEIERLHRPCPAAERACYEESVWLGQNVLLGTRSDMDSIVEAAEKVLRLLEPEQA
- a CDS encoding GNAT family N-acetyltransferase; its protein translation is MTWEFQKTWWQYHGEGEAYLLACRLGDELVGIIPLYVAEAEDGRRIRLVGGTEVADYLDFIVAPGHEAAVIQCVLEWLQGPEAPSWDAVEWVNVPEEGPVHRFFPQVASSLGWQVETAVEDVCPIIPLPETWDDYLAMLNKHQRHEIRRKIRRIERQARVHWYIVDSTYDLDAEVERFIRLHEASSPDKDAFMTDEMRRFFHALAWVMLEAGWLQLSFIEVNGEAAASMYCFDYGDSVLVYNSGYDPEKYARLSPGIVLLSYCIRHAIEIGKRKFDFMQGDEEYKYRFGGQDTRVYRIVARPS